The Plantactinospora sp. KBS50 sequence GGTGGCCCGTCGGTGTGAGTCTTCCCTCCCCACCGGCCCTCCTCCCGCCCTCCGGGTGCGCTTGGGTGACACTACTTACGTCCGAACCAGCGACGGGTGTCCGAAGAAGTCCGGACCGTTTCCGGCAACCGCCGGCCGCCGCGGCGGTCCGTGAGCCAGCGTGGGCAGATGAGGGAGCGTGAGATGGATTTCGACGTGACGGTTGAGATCCCCAAAGGTCACCGCAACAAGTACGAGGTGGACCACGAGACCGGCCGGATCCGGCTGGACCGCACGCTCTTCACTTCGACCCAGTACCCGGCCGACTACGGCTTCATCGAGGGCACCCTCGGTGAGGACGGTGATCCGCTGGACGCGCTGGTGCTGGTGCCCGAACCCACCTTTCCAGGGTGCCTGATCCAGTGCCGGGCCATCGGCATGTTCCGGATGACCGACGAAAAGGGCGGGGACGACAAGGTCCTCTGCGTCCCGTTCGAGGATCCGCGGCAGGAGCACCTGCGCGACATCCACCACCTGGGCGAGTTCGACCGGCTGGAGATCCAGCACTTCTTCGAGGTCTACAAGGACCTCGAACCAGGCAAATCGGTCGAGGGCGCGACCTGGGTCGGCCGGGTCGAGGCCGAGGCCGAGATCAGCAGGTCGTACCGGCGCGCCGAGGCCGCCGAGGCGGCGCGGCGCACGGCCGGCGGCAGCGACGGGGCGCACTAGCCAGACCGCGTTTCACAACGCGCAGGTCGAGGACGAGCCGCCGAAGGGCCGGGTCCACGCCCGGTCAGCCGACCAGGCCGCGGGCCCGGCCGTACAGTCCGAGCACCGCGCAGGCGACCGGGACCACCGAGACCACCAGCAGGGTGTCGGCCAGGTCCGCAGCCCGGTCCAGGTACGGCGTCGGCGGCCGGCGCGGGTACGCGACGCCCCCCACCACCAGCAGCAACGCCGCCGACGCGCCGGCCGCCAGCAGCACGGACCGGCCCGCGTCGGCGGTCGAGGCCGCCACCGCGACACCGAGCGCGACGAGGCCGGCCAGCCCGGTCACCAGCAGCGGCAGCCGGTGGCGCCGGCTGGCGAAGATCCGGCACCGCAGCAGCAGCACGGCGGACCCGATCGCGGCCAGCAACCGGCCGGCCGGCCCGCCGGCCAGCACCAGCAGCACGACGGCGGCCACCGCCACCAGGCCGTGACCCAGCAGCATGCCGCTGAGCAGTTCCTCGGTCCGCGCCACGGCGGCCAGCACCCGGTCCCGCCGGGGCAGGTCGCGGACGCCGCCGGGAGGATCGGCGGCCGTCGGTTCCGCGGGCAGCACGATCGGCGGCAGCGGCAACCGGCCGAGCCGGATCGCCAGCAGCGGTGCCACGCCGACCCCGCAGACCAGCGCGGACAGCAGCAGCGCGGCCGATCCGGCGGCGGGCAGGGCGAACCCGGCCAGCGCGCCGGCCATGCCGAGCAGCCCGACGGTGGCACCGGCCGCGAAGATCCGGGTCCCGGCGGCGACGCCCACCCCGGCCAGCACGGCCGCCAACAGCAGCGTCGCGGCGCCGGCGAGGAGTTCGGGCGCGCCCAGCCAGGCCACCGGGACCACCGGTCCGGCACGGTCACCGCTTGCCACCAGCAGCGCGCCGCCGGCGAAGGCGTACGGCAGCGCGTACCCGCCCAGGGTCACGCCCGCGGCGCCGGCGCCGTAGCCCCGGGCGGCGGCGACCGCGGCCAGCAGCAGCCCACCGGCCGCGGCGAGCGCCGCCGGAGCGCCGGCGGCCCAGCCGGGGCCGCCGTCGAGGACCGCCAGCAGGCCGACCGTGGCCGGCGCGGCGGCGGCCACCAGGCCGGCGGTACGGCTGGCCGCGGCGTCCCAGGCGGCACCGCGCAGCCGGACGCCGTCGGCGATCGCCTCCAC is a genomic window containing:
- a CDS encoding inorganic diphosphatase, translating into MDFDVTVEIPKGHRNKYEVDHETGRIRLDRTLFTSTQYPADYGFIEGTLGEDGDPLDALVLVPEPTFPGCLIQCRAIGMFRMTDEKGGDDKVLCVPFEDPRQEHLRDIHHLGEFDRLEIQHFFEVYKDLEPGKSVEGATWVGRVEAEAEISRSYRRAEAAEAARRTAGGSDGAH
- the eccD gene encoding type VII secretion integral membrane protein EccD, which encodes MSMGLARVTVSAPRRRLDVALPDQVPVAELLPELLRYAGVGLADAGERHGGWVLRRADGAALETGRPLSPQGVHDGDVLHLLPARTGWPEPEYDDVVEAIADGVRLRGAAWDAAASRTAGLVAAAAPATVGLLAVLDGGPGWAAGAPAALAAAGGLLLAAVAAARGYGAGAAGVTLGGYALPYAFAGGALLVASGDRAGPVVPVAWLGAPELLAGAATLLLAAVLAGVGVAAGTRIFAAGATVGLLGMAGALAGFALPAAGSAALLLSALVCGVGVAPLLAIRLGRLPLPPIVLPAEPTAADPPGGVRDLPRRDRVLAAVARTEELLSGMLLGHGLVAVAAVVLLVLAGGPAGRLLAAIGSAVLLLRCRIFASRRHRLPLLVTGLAGLVALGVAVAASTADAGRSVLLAAGASAALLLVVGGVAYPRRPPTPYLDRAADLADTLLVVSVVPVACAVLGLYGRARGLVG